TCATGTCCGACTTCGAGCGCACCGGTGCGCTCTCGCGGGCAGTCGTCTTCATGAACCTGGCGAGCGACCCTGCCGTCGAGCGGCTGATTACGCCGCGGCTGGCGCTGACCGCCGCCGAATACCTGGCGTTCGACCACGGCTACGACATCCTGGTGGTCATGACCGACATGACCAACTACTGCGAGGCGCTGCGACAGATTGGCGCTGCGCGCGAGGAAGTGCCGGGACGGCGCGGCTACCCGGGCTACATGTATACCGACCTGGCGCAGAACTACGAGCGGGCCGGGCTCATCAAGGGCAAGCAGGGGTCGGTGACGCAGATTCCCATCCTGACCATGCCGGGCGACGATATCACCCACCCCATCCCCGACCTTACGGGCTACATCACCGAAGGCCAGGTCGTGATTTCGCGCGACCTGCACCGCAAGGGCATCTACCCGCCCATCATCGTGCTGCCATCGCTCTCGCGACTGATGAACGCCGGCATCGGCGAAGGACAGACGCGCGAGGACCACAAACAGCTGAGCGACCAGCTCTACGCGGCGTACGCCGAAGGGGTCGACCTGCGCGGACTAGTGGCGATTGTCGGCAAGGAGGCGCTCTCCGAGCGCGACCAGAAACTGCTCGAGTTCGCTGATGAATTCGAGGACCGCTTTGTACGGCAGGCGCGTGACGAGGACCGCGATATCGCCGAAGCCACGCTTGAGACCGGCTGGGACCTGCTGAGCAAGCTGCCTGAATCGGCGCTGACTAGGATTGACCGCAAGACGCTGGAGAAATACCACCCGGCGTACAGGGACAAGTGAGCATCGCGGACGTCAAGCCGACGCGGTCCGAGCTGATTGCGACCCGTCGGCGCATCAAGCTCTCCATCAGCGGCCACAAGCTGCTGAAGATGAAGCGCGACGGCCTCATCATGGAATTCTTCGAGCTGCTCCCGAAAGTCAAGGACATGCGTGCGCAGCTCTCGGGACTCTACGGCGAAGCGATCGAGATGCTGGCAGTCGCGATGGCCGCCGATGGTAAGAGCGCCTTGAGTTCGGCCGCCAACTGCGTCCGCACACCGCCCGAGGTCATCCTGACGCAGCGCAACATCATGGGCGTCGTTGTTCCCGGCATCGAGGTCTCGCAAATCCAGAAATCGGTTGAGGAGCGGGGCTACGGGCTCATCGGTACTTCAGTGCGAGTCGACGAGGCGGTGCACGCCTTTGAGCAATTGGCTGCAAAAATCATGGAAGCCGCCGAGCTGGAGACGACAATGAAGAAGCTGCTCGACGAAATCGAAGCCACGAAACGCCGCGTTAACGCGCTCGAGTTCAAGGTCATCCCGCAGCTGGAAGAAATCGCCAGCTACATCACCCTGCGTCTCGAGGAGCTTGAGCGCGAAAACATTTTCCGCCTCAAGCGTATCAAGGG
This region of Candidatus Poseidoniia archaeon genomic DNA includes:
- a CDS encoding V-type ATP synthase subunit B; the protein is MQKEYKTIKEISGPLVFVEKTEPVGYGELVQIAMPDGTTKRGQVLDTSKDIVVVQVFEGTTGIDRASGVKFLGETIKLSVSKDMLGRILSGAGEPIDGGAPIIPDERREIIGAAINPYSRDSPQEFIQTGISTIDGLNTLVMGQKLPIFSGSGLPHNDIALQIARQSRTLGSDREFAVVFCAMGITNEEAHYFMSDFERTGALSRAVVFMNLASDPAVERLITPRLALTAAEYLAFDHGYDILVVMTDMTNYCEALRQIGAAREEVPGRRGYPGYMYTDLAQNYERAGLIKGKQGSVTQIPILTMPGDDITHPIPDLTGYITEGQVVISRDLHRKGIYPPIIVLPSLSRLMNAGIGEGQTREDHKQLSDQLYAAYAEGVDLRGLVAIVGKEALSERDQKLLEFADEFEDRFVRQARDEDRDIAEATLETGWDLLSKLPESALTRIDRKTLEKYHPAYRDK
- a CDS encoding V-type ATP synthase subunit D, which encodes MSIADVKPTRSELIATRRRIKLSISGHKLLKMKRDGLIMEFFELLPKVKDMRAQLSGLYGEAIEMLAVAMAADGKSALSSAANCVRTPPEVILTQRNIMGVVVPGIEVSQIQKSVEERGYGLIGTSVRVDEAVHAFEQLAAKIMEAAELETTMKKLLDEIEATKRRVNALEFKVIPQLEEIASYITLRLEELERENIFRLKRIKG